In Desulfarculaceae bacterium, the following are encoded in one genomic region:
- a CDS encoding cytidylate kinase family protein codes for MSIITISGEMGSWRDELAEEVCRLGRLECVDRRTLMEAVAGLVDLSRDEHQLLAEQGPALLDLNNRKRRVFASFLESVVLQYAQKGDAVLVGRGANLLLRLVPGVLRVRTVAPLELRAQRLARGEGLELDRARQLATVVDQQRRAYIAHVFGADWASPLSYDLVLNMGRLSLEQAANTVLGLAAHSEFELTAEGMRLLGDMVLASRVRRELVAEMDLHALEVSCAEGQVTLNGYVADAEAARQALRLAGGVDGVMEVASRLEVSPTMSRFLP; via the coding sequence TGAGCATCATCACCATATCCGGAGAAATGGGTTCCTGGCGCGACGAGCTGGCCGAGGAGGTTTGCCGGCTGGGACGGCTGGAGTGCGTGGACCGCCGCACCCTCATGGAGGCGGTGGCCGGGCTGGTGGACCTCTCCCGCGACGAGCACCAGCTCCTGGCCGAGCAAGGCCCGGCCTTGCTGGACCTTAACAACCGCAAGCGGCGGGTCTTCGCCTCCTTCCTGGAGAGCGTGGTACTGCAATACGCCCAAAAGGGCGACGCGGTGCTGGTGGGCCGGGGGGCCAACCTGCTCTTGCGTCTGGTGCCCGGGGTGCTCCGGGTGCGCACCGTGGCCCCCCTGGAACTCAGGGCCCAGCGCCTGGCCCGGGGGGAGGGCCTGGAGCTGGACCGGGCCCGCCAGCTGGCCACGGTGGTGGACCAGCAGCGGCGGGCCTACATCGCCCATGTCTTCGGGGCCGACTGGGCCTCTCCCCTGAGCTACGACCTGGTCTTGAACATGGGGCGGCTCTCCCTGGAGCAGGCGGCCAACACCGTGTTGGGCCTGGCCGCGCACAGCGAGTTCGAGCTCACCGCCGAGGGGATGCGCCTGCTGGGCGACATGGTGCTGGCCTCGCGGGTGAGGCGCGAGCTGGTGGCCGAGATGGACCTGCACGCCCTGGAGGTGTCCTGCGCCGAGGGCCAGGTGACCCTGAACGGCTACGTGGCCGACGCCGAGGCCGCCCGCCAGGCCCTGCGCCTGGCCGGCGGGGTGGATGGGGTCATGGAGGTGGCCTCCAGGCTGGAGGTTTCGCCCACCATGAGCCGCTTCTTGCCTTAG